One Microbacterium esteraromaticum genomic window carries:
- a CDS encoding SDR family oxidoreductase encodes MVIRRAVVTGASSGIGEATVRVLRTQGWEVVGVARREKRLAALAAETGASAIACDLTDPEAVDALVAELERTGPVHALVQVAGGARGTDSVEQGSIDDWQWMYDANVLATQRLVAGLLPLLRKAAAADGHSDTVFVTSTAAQNPYPGGAGYNAAKAAEAMLVKVLRQELHGEPIRVVEIAPGMVHTEEFALNRLGGDSVAAESVYAGVAEPLVADDVAELIAYALNAPRRVNLDLVTMRPLAQAAQHLLARGPLHVRTDD; translated from the coding sequence ATGGTGATCAGACGTGCCGTGGTGACCGGAGCGAGTTCGGGTATCGGAGAGGCGACGGTGCGCGTGCTGCGCACGCAGGGCTGGGAGGTCGTCGGCGTGGCGCGGCGCGAGAAGCGGCTGGCAGCGCTCGCCGCCGAGACGGGGGCATCGGCGATCGCGTGCGATCTCACCGATCCCGAAGCCGTCGACGCACTCGTCGCCGAGCTCGAGAGGACCGGACCGGTGCACGCGCTGGTCCAGGTTGCCGGAGGTGCGCGAGGCACCGACAGCGTCGAGCAGGGATCTATCGACGACTGGCAGTGGATGTACGACGCGAACGTGCTCGCGACCCAGCGCCTCGTGGCGGGGCTGCTTCCGCTGCTGCGGAAGGCGGCGGCAGCCGACGGTCATTCCGACACGGTGTTCGTCACCTCGACCGCCGCACAGAACCCGTACCCCGGTGGGGCCGGCTACAACGCGGCGAAGGCGGCGGAGGCGATGCTCGTCAAGGTGCTGCGGCAGGAGCTGCACGGCGAGCCGATCCGCGTGGTCGAGATCGCGCCGGGCATGGTGCACACCGAGGAGTTCGCGCTCAATCGCCTGGGCGGCGACTCGGTCGCGGCGGAGTCGGTGTACGCCGGCGTCGCCGAGCCGCTCGTCGCCGACGACGTGGCCGAGCTCATCGCGTACGCGCTGAACGCGCCACGGCGGGTGAACCTCGACCTGGTCACGATGCGACCTCTGGCGCAGGCCGCGCAGCACCTGCTGGCCAGAGGACCGCTGCACGTGCGCACGGACGACTGA